AGCACCCCCATGAAGAACATGACCGGGACGAAGAAGCCGGACGCGACGAGGGCGATCTGCAGCGCCCAGCCGAGGGCGACACCCCCGGGCCGGGTGACCACGCCGCACAGCAGCAGGCTGAAGAGCATGGCGATGCCGCAGACCGTCCACACCGTGGACGTGGACAGGTCGGCGTCCTTCATGGCGACCAGACCGGCGAAGCCGATGACGAAGAACTCGCCGATCAGGGTCGAGGAGCAGA
The Streptomyces sp. NBC_01485 genome window above contains:
- a CDS encoding DUF4233 domain-containing protein; this translates as MRTLCSSTLIGEFFVIGFAGLVAMKDADLSTSTVWTVCGIAMLFSLLLCGVVTRPGGVALGWALQIALVASGFFVPVMFFMGVLFGALWWASVHFGRKVDEAKARFAAQADAASPDTADAA